In Nocardioides marinus, one DNA window encodes the following:
- a CDS encoding 2'-5' RNA ligase family protein, with protein MPTIGVAVAIPDPWGQQLQAYRESLGDPSASLIPTHITLVPPTELAEDGLAEVESHLADVAGERSAFRVHLRGTGTFRPVSPVVFVTLAEGADHCAQLADAVRRGPLDVDLDFPYHPHVTVAHDVQDQSLDRAQSELEGFECAFEVEEFHLYVHDTVAGWRPYRDYALEGALEGER; from the coding sequence GTGCCCACGATCGGAGTCGCCGTCGCGATCCCGGACCCCTGGGGGCAGCAGCTCCAGGCCTACCGGGAGTCGCTCGGGGACCCCTCGGCCTCGCTGATCCCCACCCACATCACCCTGGTGCCGCCGACGGAGCTGGCCGAGGACGGGCTGGCCGAGGTCGAGTCGCACCTGGCCGACGTGGCGGGGGAGCGGTCGGCCTTCCGGGTCCACCTGCGGGGCACCGGCACCTTCCGGCCGGTCTCCCCGGTGGTCTTCGTGACCCTCGCGGAGGGGGCCGACCACTGCGCGCAGCTGGCCGACGCCGTACGCCGTGGGCCGCTGGACGTGGACCTCGACTTCCCCTACCACCCGCACGTGACGGTGGCCCACGACGTGCAGGACCAGTCGCTGGACCGCGCGCAGAGCGAGCTCGAGGGCTTCGAGTGCGCCTTCGAGGTGGAGGAGTTCCACCTCTACGTGCACGACACGGTCGCCGGCTGGCGGCCCTACCGCGACTACGCCCTGGAGGGGGCCCTGGAGGGGGAGCGCTGA
- a CDS encoding YihY/virulence factor BrkB family protein, whose amino-acid sequence MASIKERIGALRERYGWIDHVVRMQEHFGSVKAGQQAGAITYFAFLSFFPILALAFFTVGVVSTVVDGADDALRSAIESLFPGMIGPGEGQLQLSDFRTFTGLAGLAGLAGVLYSGLGWVSALRQALVTVFELPEDELLGFVAGKLRDLVVLATIGVTLLVAVGVSGLVSGFSADLLGWVGLDEELSWLVQLLTVVLGLAANAVLFFTIFRLLGRAEVPNRSLWSGAVLGAVLFELLKRLAGLIIAQTQGQPAFQAFGIALVMLVWINYFSRLVLYSAAWAYTAPDARAAREAAAAETESDPVQGPPLPSGEDTPLTAPAGSRSSAKPFLAGVAAGAGVLLAARRRKDDD is encoded by the coding sequence ATGGCCTCGATCAAGGAGCGGATCGGCGCCCTGCGCGAGCGCTACGGCTGGATCGACCACGTGGTGCGGATGCAGGAGCACTTCGGGTCGGTGAAGGCCGGTCAGCAGGCCGGTGCGATCACGTACTTCGCCTTCCTGTCGTTCTTCCCGATCCTGGCGCTGGCCTTCTTCACCGTCGGCGTGGTGTCGACGGTGGTCGACGGCGCCGACGACGCGCTGCGCTCGGCGATCGAGTCGCTCTTCCCGGGGATGATCGGGCCCGGGGAGGGACAGCTCCAGCTCTCGGACTTCCGCACCTTCACCGGCCTGGCCGGTCTCGCGGGTCTGGCCGGCGTCCTCTACTCCGGGCTCGGCTGGGTCTCGGCGCTGCGCCAGGCGCTGGTGACGGTCTTCGAGCTGCCCGAGGACGAGCTGCTCGGGTTCGTGGCCGGCAAGCTGCGCGACCTGGTGGTGCTGGCGACGATCGGCGTCACGCTGCTGGTGGCGGTCGGCGTGAGCGGGCTGGTCTCCGGCTTCTCGGCCGACCTGCTGGGCTGGGTGGGCCTCGACGAGGAGCTGTCGTGGCTGGTGCAGCTGCTGACGGTCGTCCTCGGCCTGGCGGCCAACGCGGTGCTGTTCTTCACGATCTTCCGGCTGCTCGGCCGTGCCGAGGTCCCGAACCGGTCGCTGTGGTCCGGCGCCGTGCTGGGTGCCGTGCTCTTCGAGCTGCTCAAGCGGCTGGCGGGGCTGATCATCGCCCAGACGCAGGGGCAGCCGGCCTTCCAGGCCTTCGGGATCGCCCTGGTGATGCTGGTGTGGATCAACTACTTCTCGCGCCTGGTCCTGTACTCCGCCGCCTGGGCCTACACGGCACCCGACGCCCGCGCCGCTCGTGAGGCGGCCGCCGCGGAGACCGAGTCGGACCCGGTCCAGGGGCCGCCGCTGCCGTCGGGAGAGGACACCCCGCTGACTGCCCCCGCGGGCAGTCGCTCATCGGCCAAGCCGTTCCTGGCCGGGGTCGCCGCCGGCGCCGGGGTCCTCCTCGCCGCCCGCCGACGCAAGGACGACGACTGA
- a CDS encoding SCO4848 family membrane protein: MRANRPLAWLLAAVAGWNLLTWTMFARNLAEAHAAGEDRPQGYWIAHTGLIVVNLVITAVLAGVSWRSLRAKG; this comes from the coding sequence ATGCGCGCCAACCGCCCCCTCGCCTGGCTGCTCGCCGCCGTCGCCGGCTGGAACCTGCTCACCTGGACGATGTTCGCCCGCAACCTCGCCGAGGCCCACGCCGCCGGCGAGGACCGGCCTCAGGGCTACTGGATCGCGCACACGGGGTTGATCGTGGTGAACCTTGTCATCACTGCTGTGCTGGCGGGGGTCTCCTGGCGGTCGTTGCGCGCGAAGGGCTGA
- a CDS encoding HNH endonuclease signature motif containing protein, with translation MTTSPLVATTDLSEEQILARATVCARGMRRAGAELLVLAYEWAVAHPVDRLDPVEAGKPGRERATVLGGPGTPEVTEFAAAEFGARIERTSHHGRKLMAAALDLRLRLPLLWGRVQALEVRDSYAIHVAERTRDLSADEAAWVDQEVAEAADGRIPWTHFETLVAGKVAAAAPELAKEKEERAAAATYARALRPRAGDETHGMGTFVVRGPLPVIEALDAAVTTLAHRLQEHLPEPTGPDDDSPSIDQLRVQAIALLASPTVIDQAPADGEVDLRDLLPAVELTVHLYGGAREVSPEHGEVDRVARVDGWGPVTESWLRDVLGRYARFVVRPVLDLEGLAPVEAYEIPQRHRRAVQQISPTEAFPWGTTRSTGPTIQLDHVVPWDPHGPPDQTGTHNLSPLSTLHHRLKTHGAWQSAMPWPGVHLWRDPHGQVYLHDTSGTRGLDKLDQHGALDNRDNRRADSPYTAVVQWYETGPIIYDAA, from the coding sequence ATGACCACCAGCCCCTTGGTCGCGACGACCGACCTGAGCGAGGAGCAGATCCTGGCGCGGGCGACGGTGTGTGCGCGGGGGATGCGGCGGGCGGGGGCTGAGCTGTTGGTGCTGGCCTACGAGTGGGCGGTGGCCCACCCGGTCGACCGGCTCGACCCTGTGGAGGCGGGGAAGCCGGGGCGGGAGCGGGCCACGGTCCTGGGTGGGCCGGGGACGCCGGAGGTGACCGAGTTCGCTGCGGCGGAGTTCGGGGCGCGCATTGAGCGGACCTCCCACCACGGCCGCAAGCTGATGGCCGCCGCCCTCGACCTTCGTCTGCGGTTGCCGCTGCTGTGGGGGCGGGTGCAGGCCCTGGAGGTGCGTGACTCCTACGCGATCCACGTCGCCGAGCGCACCCGCGACCTCAGCGCTGATGAGGCGGCCTGGGTCGACCAGGAGGTCGCCGAGGCCGCCGACGGCCGGATCCCGTGGACCCACTTCGAGACCCTCGTGGCCGGCAAGGTCGCCGCCGCCGCGCCTGAGCTGGCGAAGGAGAAGGAGGAGCGGGCCGCGGCCGCCACCTACGCCCGCGCGCTCCGCCCTCGTGCCGGGGACGAGACCCACGGGATGGGGACCTTCGTGGTCCGTGGCCCGTTGCCGGTCATCGAGGCCCTCGACGCCGCGGTCACGACGCTGGCGCACCGGCTGCAGGAGCACCTGCCCGAGCCGACCGGCCCCGATGACGACAGCCCGTCCATCGACCAGCTGAGGGTGCAGGCGATCGCGTTGCTCGCGTCCCCGACGGTCATCGACCAGGCACCGGCCGACGGTGAGGTCGACCTGCGTGACCTGCTGCCCGCCGTGGAGCTGACCGTGCACCTCTACGGCGGAGCGCGGGAGGTCTCACCCGAGCACGGGGAGGTCGACCGGGTCGCCCGCGTCGACGGCTGGGGCCCGGTCACGGAGTCCTGGCTGCGCGACGTGCTGGGTCGCTACGCCCGCTTCGTGGTGCGCCCCGTGCTCGATCTGGAGGGCCTGGCGCCCGTGGAGGCCTACGAGATCCCCCAGCGACACCGCCGCGCGGTCCAGCAGATCTCCCCGACCGAGGCGTTCCCCTGGGGCACCACCCGCAGCACCGGGCCGACCATCCAGCTCGACCACGTCGTGCCCTGGGACCCGCACGGGCCACCCGACCAGACCGGCACCCACAACCTCAGCCCACTCTCCACGCTCCACCACCGACTCAAGACCCACGGCGCGTGGCAGAGCGCGATGCCCTGGCCCGGCGTCCACCTGTGGCGCGACCCCCACGGCCAGGTCTACCTCCACGACACCAGCGGCACGAGGGGTCTCGACAAGCTCGACCAACATGGAGCGCTCGACAACCGCGACAACCGCCGGGCCGACAGCCCCTACACCGCTGTCGTCCAGTGGTACGAGACCGGCCCGATCATCTACGACGCCGCCTAG
- a CDS encoding succinate dehydrogenase/fumarate reductase iron-sulfur subunit: MRLTLKIWRQENASAPGALQTYDLDGVSADMSFLEMLDVLNEKLQGEGQEPVAFDHDCREGICGACSLMINGEAHGPEVTTTCQLHMRSFNDGDTITIEPWRSDAFPVVRDLIVDRSAFDRIIQSGGFISANTGSAPEANSVPAPRDKAMRAFNVATCIGCGACVAACPNGSASLFMGAKITHLGELPQGQPERYSRVVDMVAQHDHEGFGGCTNIGECTSACPKEIPLDVISQLNKDLRDAMRMGL; this comes from the coding sequence GTGAGACTCACCCTCAAGATCTGGCGCCAGGAGAACGCGAGCGCCCCGGGCGCCCTGCAGACCTACGACCTCGACGGCGTCTCGGCCGACATGAGCTTCCTGGAGATGCTCGACGTCCTCAACGAGAAGCTGCAGGGCGAGGGCCAGGAGCCGGTCGCCTTCGACCACGACTGCCGTGAGGGCATCTGCGGCGCCTGCTCGCTGATGATCAACGGCGAGGCGCACGGCCCGGAGGTCACCACGACCTGCCAGCTGCACATGCGCTCGTTCAACGACGGCGACACCATCACCATCGAGCCGTGGCGCTCGGACGCCTTCCCGGTGGTGCGTGACCTGATCGTGGACCGCTCGGCCTTCGACCGGATCATCCAGTCCGGCGGCTTCATCTCGGCCAACACCGGCTCGGCCCCCGAGGCCAACTCGGTGCCCGCGCCGCGTGACAAGGCCATGCGCGCCTTCAACGTCGCCACCTGCATCGGCTGCGGCGCCTGCGTCGCCGCCTGCCCCAACGGCTCTGCCTCGCTGTTCATGGGTGCGAAGATCACCCACCTCGGCGAGCTCCCCCAGGGCCAACCCGAGCGCTACTCGCGCGTGGTCGACATGGTCGCCCAGCACGACCACGAGGGCTTCGGTGGCTGCACCAACATCGGCGAGTGCACCAGCGCCTGCCCCAAGGAGATCCCGCTCGACGTGATCTCCCAGCTCAACAAGGACCTGCGCGACGCCATGCGCATGGGTCTCTGA
- a CDS encoding fumarate reductase/succinate dehydrogenase flavoprotein subunit: MASTVDVSGNTVLTTPPNQQSDDAHGYYTLGEKIADTKAPAGAIKDRWTTHKMNNRLVNPANRRKLDVIIVGTGLAGGAAAATMGEAGYNVKSFCYQDSPRRAHSIAAQGGINAAKNYKEDGDSTYRLFYDTVKGGDYRSRESNVYRLAEVSANIIDQCVAQGVPFAREYGGLLDNRSFGGVQVSRTFYARGQTGQQLLIGAYQAMERQVAAGTVTQYTRHEMLELIIVDGKARGIIARDMVTGAIETHLADVVVLASGGYGNVFYLSTNAMGSNVTAAWRAHRKGAYMANPCYTQIHPTCIPVSGDHQSKLTLMSESLRNDGRIWVPKKAEDCTKDPRDIPEEDRDYYLERIYPSFGNLVPRDIASRQAKNVCDEGRGVGPMVGDFRRGVYLDFADAIERLGEDAVREKYDNLFDMYERITGENPYEVPMRIYPAVHYVMGGLWVDYDLQSNIEGLFVTGEANFSDHGANRLGASALMQGLADGYFVLPNTIREYLADGPFDAIDESHPDVVAARTEVEDRIQKFLSINGTRTVDSYHKELGNIMWEYCGMERTEDGLRKAIDMIRELKADFWSNVKVLGTADSLNQSLEKAGRVADFLELGELMCIDALNRRESCGGHFRAESQTEDGEALRHDEEFAYVAAWEFGGEGGQPVLHKEDLVYTAIEMKQRSYK, from the coding sequence ATGGCATCCACCGTCGACGTCAGCGGCAACACCGTCCTGACCACGCCGCCGAACCAGCAGTCCGACGACGCCCACGGGTACTACACCCTCGGCGAGAAGATCGCGGACACGAAGGCACCTGCCGGTGCTATCAAGGACCGCTGGACCACCCATAAGATGAACAACCGGCTGGTCAACCCGGCCAACCGCCGCAAGCTCGACGTGATCATCGTCGGCACCGGTCTGGCCGGCGGCGCGGCCGCCGCCACCATGGGCGAGGCCGGCTACAACGTGAAGTCCTTCTGCTACCAGGACTCCCCGCGTCGGGCGCACTCGATCGCCGCGCAGGGCGGCATCAACGCGGCGAAGAACTACAAGGAGGACGGCGACTCGACGTACCGCCTCTTCTACGACACCGTGAAGGGCGGCGACTACCGCTCGCGCGAGTCGAACGTCTACCGCCTCGCCGAGGTCTCGGCGAACATCATCGACCAGTGCGTCGCGCAGGGCGTGCCCTTCGCCCGTGAGTACGGCGGCCTGCTGGACAACCGCTCCTTCGGCGGCGTGCAGGTCTCCCGCACGTTCTACGCCCGTGGGCAGACCGGTCAGCAGCTGCTGATCGGCGCCTACCAGGCGATGGAGCGACAGGTCGCGGCCGGCACGGTCACGCAGTACACCCGCCACGAGATGCTCGAGCTGATCATCGTCGACGGCAAGGCCCGCGGGATCATCGCCCGCGACATGGTCACCGGCGCGATCGAGACCCACCTCGCCGACGTCGTGGTGCTGGCCTCGGGCGGCTACGGCAACGTCTTCTACCTCTCGACCAACGCGATGGGCTCCAACGTCACCGCCGCGTGGCGTGCGCACCGCAAGGGCGCCTACATGGCCAACCCCTGCTACACGCAGATCCACCCGACCTGCATCCCGGTCTCCGGCGACCACCAGTCGAAGCTGACCCTGATGTCGGAGTCGCTGCGCAACGACGGTCGCATCTGGGTGCCGAAGAAGGCCGAGGACTGCACCAAGGACCCGCGCGACATCCCCGAGGAGGACCGCGACTACTACCTGGAGCGGATCTACCCCTCCTTCGGCAACCTGGTCCCCCGCGACATCGCCTCCCGCCAGGCCAAGAACGTCTGCGACGAGGGTCGCGGCGTGGGCCCGATGGTCGGCGACTTCCGCCGCGGTGTGTACCTCGACTTCGCCGACGCCATCGAGCGTCTCGGTGAGGACGCGGTCCGCGAGAAGTACGACAACCTCTTCGACATGTACGAGCGGATCACGGGTGAGAACCCCTACGAGGTGCCGATGCGCATCTACCCCGCCGTGCACTACGTCATGGGTGGCCTGTGGGTCGACTACGACCTGCAGTCCAACATCGAGGGCCTCTTCGTCACCGGTGAGGCCAACTTCTCCGACCACGGCGCGAACCGCCTCGGCGCCTCGGCGCTGATGCAGGGCCTGGCCGACGGCTACTTCGTGCTGCCGAACACCATCCGCGAGTACCTCGCCGACGGCCCGTTCGACGCCATCGACGAGTCGCACCCCGACGTCGTCGCGGCCCGGACCGAGGTCGAGGACCGGATCCAGAAGTTCCTCTCGATCAACGGCACCCGCACGGTGGACAGCTACCACAAGGAGCTGGGCAACATCATGTGGGAGTACTGCGGGATGGAGCGCACCGAGGACGGCCTGCGCAAGGCGATCGACATGATCCGCGAGCTCAAGGCCGACTTCTGGAGCAACGTCAAGGTGCTCGGCACCGCCGACTCGCTCAACCAGAGCCTGGAGAAGGCCGGCCGCGTGGCCGACTTCCTCGAGCTGGGCGAGCTCATGTGCATCGACGCCCTCAACCGCCGCGAGTCCTGCGGCGGTCACTTCCGGGCCGAGTCCCAGACCGAGGACGGTGAGGCGCTGCGTCACGACGAGGAGTTCGCCTACGTCGCGGCCTGGGAGTTCGGCGGCGAGGGCGGTCAGCCCGTCCTGCACAAGGAAGACCTCGTCTACACGGCCATCGAGATGAAGCAGCGGAGCTACAAGTGA
- a CDS encoding succinate dehydrogenase cytochrome b subunit, whose product MATPTLVRGARASRSTITLKLLMAGSGLVFIGFVLLHMYGNLKAFAGEEAFNEYAHHLRILGEPMLPEEGALWVIRLVLIVSLVVHVTSAVVLARRAGAARTVKYAVKKNKHSSVSSRTMRWGGLTILVFLVWHLLNFTIGKVNPAGGETNNPYQLMVDTFGLWWMTLIYLAAMAALALHLHHGTFSAMQTLGWTGTAAARQRARTAGWVLAVVIAGGFSLVPIFTLLGVID is encoded by the coding sequence GTGGCAACCCCGACTCTCGTCCGAGGAGCGCGCGCGTCGCGCTCGACGATCACGCTCAAGCTCCTGATGGCCGGCAGCGGGCTGGTGTTCATCGGCTTCGTGCTGCTCCACATGTACGGCAACCTGAAGGCCTTCGCGGGTGAGGAGGCGTTCAACGAGTACGCCCACCACCTGCGGATCCTCGGCGAGCCGATGCTGCCCGAGGAGGGCGCCCTCTGGGTGATCCGCCTCGTGCTCATCGTCTCCCTGGTCGTGCACGTGACCAGCGCGGTCGTGCTCGCCCGCCGTGCCGGCGCGGCCCGCACCGTGAAGTACGCGGTGAAGAAGAACAAGCACTCCTCGGTCTCCTCGCGCACCATGCGCTGGGGCGGGCTGACGATCCTGGTCTTCCTGGTCTGGCACCTGCTGAACTTCACCATCGGCAAGGTCAACCCCGCCGGCGGCGAGACCAACAACCCCTACCAGCTGATGGTCGACACCTTCGGCCTGTGGTGGATGACGCTGATCTACCTGGCCGCGATGGCCGCCCTGGCGCTGCACCTGCACCACGGCACCTTCAGCGCGATGCAGACCCTCGGCTGGACCGGCACGGCCGCGGCCCGGCAGCGGGCCCGCACCGCCGGGTGGGTGCTGGCGGTCGTGATCGCCGGCGGCTTCTCGCTGGTCCCGATCTTCACGCTCCTCGGCGTCATCGACTGA
- a CDS encoding glycosyltransferase gives MRVLVVTESCFPAGGPTVKAVLDRLVDTGHEVRLVAPAPGLADYRGCTVVRISPLAKPGAQVRAAVDAARPDVVLALDPGTGPGSLGRKALKHAQATGVPTTVVQASAVPEVLGDYWRTTVAERADLLLATSRHLAGRLSALGREVGVWAPGVDTLAFTPALRDEWLHRHWSRASSRAQPLVVVGYVGALRKRHGVRRLAAVSRIPGVRLVAIGDGAQRDWLAQHARDVKLTGALGTGDLAVAMATLDVLVHPDEQQTCAHALREAAASGVPVVAPRAGAAAEVVRHLETGLLHSPGSERDLVRAVGALVADRHRALLGARGRQLAEERSWTLAVDELIGRLEQQVRVPSLTSR, from the coding sequence ATGCGCGTGCTCGTCGTGACCGAGTCCTGCTTCCCCGCCGGCGGCCCGACGGTGAAGGCCGTCCTGGACCGCCTCGTCGACACCGGCCACGAGGTCCGACTGGTGGCGCCGGCTCCCGGCCTCGCCGACTACCGCGGCTGCACGGTCGTGCGGATCAGCCCGCTGGCCAAGCCCGGCGCCCAGGTCCGCGCCGCCGTCGACGCCGCCCGGCCGGACGTGGTCCTCGCCCTGGACCCCGGCACCGGCCCGGGCAGCCTGGGGCGCAAGGCGCTCAAGCACGCGCAGGCGACCGGGGTGCCGACGACCGTGGTGCAGGCCTCCGCGGTGCCCGAGGTCCTCGGTGACTACTGGCGCACCACCGTGGCCGAGCGGGCCGACCTGCTGCTCGCGACCTCGCGGCACCTCGCGGGGCGCCTGTCCGCCCTCGGGCGCGAGGTCGGGGTGTGGGCGCCGGGCGTCGACACCCTGGCCTTCACCCCCGCCCTGCGCGACGAGTGGCTGCACCGGCACTGGTCCCGCGCCTCGTCGCGGGCCCAGCCGCTGGTGGTCGTGGGGTACGTCGGGGCGCTGCGCAAGCGGCACGGGGTACGCCGGCTGGCCGCCGTCTCCCGCATCCCGGGCGTGCGCCTGGTGGCGATCGGCGACGGGGCGCAGCGCGACTGGCTGGCCCAGCACGCGCGCGACGTCAAGCTGACCGGGGCGCTCGGCACCGGCGACCTGGCCGTCGCCATGGCGACCCTCGACGTCCTCGTCCACCCCGACGAGCAGCAGACGTGCGCCCACGCGCTGCGGGAGGCGGCCGCCTCCGGCGTACCGGTCGTGGCGCCGCGCGCCGGTGCCGCGGCCGAGGTGGTGCGCCACCTGGAGACGGGGCTGCTGCACTCCCCCGGCAGCGAGCGCGACCTGGTGCGCGCGGTCGGGGCCCTGGTGGCCGACCGGCACCGGGCCCTGCTCGGGGCTCGCGGGCGGCAGCTGGCCGAGGAGCGGTCCTGGACGCTGGCCGTCGACGAGCTGATCGGGCGGTTGGAGCAGCAGGTGAGGGTACCCTCACTTACCTCTCGGTAG
- a CDS encoding methylmalonyl-CoA mutase family protein: MTGPEGALELAHADDAWTRADWEKATAAVLRKSRRMSEEDADSLVWDKLTRRTLDGLDITPLGTPGSLEGLATAGRPARAGDWDVRALVEAGPEKQLNEAALVDLDGGVTSLWLQVDAGADLSTLLEGVLLDLAPVALDAADPLAAAQAFLAHAGDTDLATGTNLGAPATADAETLAAVARLARERGLLGVVVDGTKVHDRGASDVTELGWVLAAGARVLRVLEAAGIGAADAAGLIELRLAVTDEQFASIAKLRAVRRLWARVLELSGVSTGSTGAVSVHAVTSRPMMSTYDPYVNMLRTTVAAFAAGVGGADSVTVLPFDAPLGRPDAFGRRIARNTHHLLIDESHVAHVADPAGGAYAVEELTDAMARAAWEALGRLDGADGADGPDAAVLEEMVAATVEQRDREVATRQRPLTGLTEFPNLGEELPAREPYAGWEGVRSYGAAFEAMRAEAPAGRVFLATMGPIAQHTARATFATNLLAAGGVAVDVAGATDGPEALVAAYDGQSVVCLAGADPTYAEWGEAAASALREAGATRVIIAGVSTSSTSGVFDVIDDSCAMGVDALAFLTRTREALR, from the coding sequence ATGACTGGACCCGAGGGCGCGCTCGAGCTCGCCCACGCCGACGACGCCTGGACCCGGGCGGACTGGGAGAAGGCCACCGCCGCCGTGCTGCGCAAGTCGCGCCGGATGAGCGAGGAGGACGCCGACTCCCTGGTGTGGGACAAGCTGACCCGCCGGACGCTGGACGGCCTCGACATCACCCCGCTCGGCACCCCGGGCTCGCTGGAGGGCCTGGCGACCGCCGGGCGCCCGGCGCGCGCGGGCGACTGGGACGTGCGCGCCCTGGTCGAGGCCGGGCCCGAGAAGCAGCTCAACGAGGCGGCGCTGGTCGACCTCGACGGCGGGGTCACCTCGCTGTGGCTGCAGGTCGACGCCGGCGCCGACCTGTCCACCCTGCTCGAGGGCGTGCTGCTCGACCTGGCACCGGTCGCGCTCGACGCCGCCGACCCCCTCGCGGCGGCGCAGGCGTTCCTGGCCCACGCCGGCGACACCGACCTCGCGACCGGCACCAACCTCGGCGCCCCGGCCACCGCCGACGCCGAGACGCTGGCCGCGGTCGCCCGCCTGGCCCGCGAGCGGGGCCTGCTGGGCGTCGTGGTCGACGGCACGAAGGTCCACGACCGCGGTGCCTCCGACGTCACCGAGCTCGGCTGGGTCCTGGCGGCCGGCGCCCGCGTGCTGCGCGTCCTGGAGGCCGCCGGCATCGGCGCCGCCGACGCCGCGGGGCTCATCGAGCTGCGGCTGGCCGTCACCGACGAGCAGTTCGCCTCGATCGCCAAGCTCCGCGCCGTACGCCGGCTGTGGGCGCGGGTCCTGGAGCTCTCCGGGGTCTCGACGGGCTCGACCGGCGCCGTGAGCGTCCACGCCGTGACGAGCCGTCCGATGATGAGCACCTACGACCCGTACGTGAACATGCTGCGCACCACCGTCGCCGCGTTCGCCGCCGGTGTCGGCGGCGCCGACAGCGTCACGGTGCTGCCCTTCGACGCCCCGCTGGGACGTCCCGACGCCTTCGGTCGCCGGATCGCGCGCAACACCCACCACCTGCTCATCGACGAGTCCCACGTGGCGCACGTCGCCGACCCCGCCGGTGGCGCGTACGCCGTCGAGGAGCTCACCGACGCGATGGCCCGCGCCGCCTGGGAGGCGCTGGGTCGCCTCGACGGCGCCGACGGCGCCGACGGTCCCGACGCCGCGGTGCTCGAGGAGATGGTGGCCGCGACCGTCGAGCAGCGCGACCGCGAGGTCGCCACCCGCCAGCGCCCGCTCACCGGCCTGACCGAGTTCCCCAACCTCGGCGAGGAGCTGCCCGCCCGGGAGCCGTACGCCGGCTGGGAGGGCGTGCGCTCCTACGGCGCGGCCTTCGAGGCGATGCGCGCCGAGGCCCCCGCGGGCCGCGTCTTCCTCGCCACGATGGGCCCGATCGCCCAGCACACCGCCCGGGCCACCTTCGCCACCAACCTGCTCGCCGCCGGCGGTGTCGCCGTCGACGTGGCCGGAGCCACCGACGGCCCCGAGGCGCTCGTGGCGGCGTACGACGGCCAGTCGGTCGTGTGCCTGGCCGGTGCCGACCCGACCTACGCCGAGTGGGGCGAGGCCGCGGCGTCCGCGCTGCGCGAGGCCGGCGCGACCCGCGTGATCATCGCGGGGGTCTCGACAAGCTCGACCAGCGGTGTCTTCGACGTGATCGACGACTCCTGCGCGATGGGCGTGGACGCCCTCGCCTTCCTCACCCGCACCAGGGAGGCCCTCCGATGA